In a genomic window of Candidatus Methylomirabilota bacterium:
- a CDS encoding isoaspartyl peptidase/L-asparaginase yields MKPLIIVHGGAGRVPEEGWAERREGCREAALAGWECLVRGGSALDAVEEAVAFLEDHPLFNAGRGSVLNAAGEVEMDASVVEGQTLQAGAVGAVQHIRNPIRLARRLLEDGRHVLLVGEGANRFAREIGIETCPPDDLITDRQRARWQAMQETGFGTVGAVAMDKRGGIAAATSTGGLLGKRSGRVGDSALIGCGTCADALLGAASATGNGEAIIRVVLAKTAVDLLGGNRHPMDAARMAIEILERRGQGEGGIILIDREGHVGHAHNAPFMPAAFMDERAQTPTLLS; encoded by the coding sequence ATTGATCATCGTCCACGGGGGTGCCGGCCGGGTTCCGGAAGAGGGCTGGGCCGAGCGCCGCGAAGGTTGTCGAGAGGCAGCCCTCGCAGGGTGGGAGTGCTTGGTACGAGGCGGGTCAGCCTTGGATGCCGTGGAGGAGGCAGTCGCCTTTTTGGAAGATCATCCTCTTTTCAACGCGGGGAGGGGCTCGGTGCTTAACGCCGCGGGCGAGGTGGAGATGGACGCCTCGGTCGTGGAGGGACAGACTCTGCAGGCTGGGGCGGTGGGCGCGGTGCAGCATATCCGAAATCCTATCCGACTAGCCCGACGCCTTCTTGAGGATGGTCGCCATGTGCTGCTGGTGGGGGAAGGGGCAAACCGGTTTGCACGGGAGATCGGGATCGAGACGTGCCCGCCGGATGATCTCATCACAGACCGGCAGCGCGCGAGATGGCAGGCAATGCAAGAGACCGGGTTCGGGACGGTCGGCGCGGTGGCGATGGACAAAAGGGGAGGCATTGCGGCGGCCACCTCGACGGGGGGCCTTCTCGGGAAGCGGTCAGGCCGCGTGGGGGACAGTGCGTTAATCGGGTGTGGGACATGCGCCGATGCGCTCTTGGGCGCGGCCTCCGCCACGGGAAATGGGGAGGCCATTATCCGAGTGGTATTGGCAAAGACCGCGGTTGATCTTCTGGGGGGAAACCGCCATCCCATGGATGCTGCGAGGATGGCCATTGAAATTCTAGAGCGGCGCGGACAGGGGGAGGGCGGCATCATCTTGATTGATCGGGAGGGGCACGTGGGTCATGCTCACAATGCGCCCTTTATGCCCGCTGCCTTCATGGACGAGCGTGCCCAAACTCCGACCCTTCTCTCTTGA